The following is a genomic window from Colletotrichum lupini chromosome 5, complete sequence.
AACACTTACGGCAAGGGCAGTCAGGCCGTGGCTCTCAGCGCCTACTCTGACAGCGCATTCTACGCCAGCGCTTTCACCGGGTTCCGGGATACCCTTCTTGCCCAGCAGGGTAACCAGCTTTACTCCAAGTGCCTCATCCAGGGTGCTACGGACTTCATCTTCGGTCAGAAGGCCATGGCCTGGTTTGAGAAGTGCGATCTTCGCGTTGTGGCTGCTTCTCTCGGCTATGTCACTGGTAAGAAACCAGCTCCACACCGATATCAAGTGACAagacgctaataaaaaataatagccaACGGCCGTGCCAGCTCGTCCGATAAGTCCGAATACGTCTTCAACAGCTGCAgcatcgccgccgcctccggaAAAACCGTCGCCGATGGCGCCTACTACCTTGGCCGTCCCTGGGGCCAGTATGCCCAGGTTGTCTTCCAGAAGACCTCCATGACCGGCGTCATCAACTCCGCGGGCTGGAAGCAATGGAACGACGGCGACCCTCGCACCGCCAACGTTCTGTTCGGAGAGTACCAGAACACCGGCATCGGATCCCCAGGGCACTCGCGCCAGCTTCTCCAAGAAGTTGAGCGCTGCCGTCACTCCCGCCAGCATTCTGGGCAGCAGCTACACCAGCGCGGCTTACTACGACTCCGCTTACATGTAAGGGGTGATCAGGATTCCCTGGGCTGGAAATGCTTTGGGTTGCTGGGCAGGACCATACTCATTTTCTTCGTACATATTCTTCCACCGAATATATCCTCCAGTTCCGATTGGAACTTTTGTGAATATCTACCTCTTATGTCGTATATTGTCCCAGTGTAACTTCACTTCCGCTTGTAGCATGGTTCCCTCGGCATCCGTGATGCAGCGTGCACTGACTCGTCCCCGCGATCGCTGGCGCTGTTCACCGACAGAAACAGCAAACTCAAAAACGAGTTACTACGCGTCCACTGCCCCAAAATCCCGCGAGAAAAGATTGAGCTTCTTTTCTGCCCATCGTGGACTGCCCCTGCTAGTTATGGCCCGTGGTGAAACATTGGAAATTGAGGCTTAGTTTCAGGTACAAACGGACGGGTgagagaagaaaaagggCCTGGGCCGCGCAACATCTGTCCCCGTGCCAAGCGCTATGTTCAGCTGGCGTTACGTGACTTGGTTGACGACTGCCCATGCCAAAAGAAAATTCTGCCTGTTCGCAATATTGATTTCATTTCTTCCCGACGGAGTTCAGAAGCTCCTTGTTCTGAGAAAGAGGACAAACACGCCATAAGTTACACCACATATTAAACTCAATCTCGGAATCAAAGCTTCAACAAATTGGCCAGGGCCCAGGCCTGTTGCGAAGCCGAGCTAAGTCTGGTGTTGCAGATGAGAAAGACTGCTCAATGATCCAAGTTAGCTTAATCGAAACAAATGACTGACAATTTGCACCAGCGCTGCTCGAGTTTCATGCAGAATCGCTTTGTCGCGAATTTTCGAATAGCATCGCGGCGAGCATATCGCCGTCTTCGTCAGCATACGCTGTCTATGTTTACAAGCTGAATCCTTCACCTCtggcgttattatatttttaccaGTGCTAGTCCTGGCCCTTGTTCCGTGACCAGTCTTGACATTTAGTTACGACTCAGTCTTGTATGTGATACTTATAGGAGAACGAATACACTTCATTTGAGGATCAGGCCACTCAAGTTGCGACGGCTGCCTTTCGATGTTCCAGAGTATGGTCTAGGAATCTAGTTTGACGACCAAACCTTTCAATCTTTTGCTTCTCTATTTCCTCGGATGAGCATATAGCGACAATTCTACTTGAGGGGAAGTCCTCGAATCCCTTGACCAAAGGGCCTCTTGGGGTCGGTGGACTTCCTTGACGCCAATCCAAAGCCTCTCAATGAGGAAAGTACATAAAACCTAATTGCATGGCATTGTTTGCCTCGTCCGTTGCGCTTAAACAAATCTCTACGCCCCCATTCGCTGCTGCATGGGTTCGTTGAGGAAACCACCCGGATCGATTTCCTCCTCACAATTATACGTGCTATCAGATCTTCTCTCAACATTGCACTCAAGCACCTTGGGCATCTCTGAATCTCCGGATGGCTCCCTTTCTCGCCATAGAAATCTAGAAATCCAGCTACCATCTCTGAGAATGCCTTGGATGAAACCTGCGTGCttttgttagtatccctattatagggtagttagttcgaaccgtagttaacgaagagattaattaaactatataaatatctacgtagtaggtataaaaaggaggttctaaccgtaggttaagctagctacgataattataaatagggcccctaattagcccctacgtagtcggctatataccgcagtcgaattagacttctaatccgatactaactttctcttttttttattaatttaattactatagttagaggtataattcgacctcgagcccgtttactaagtcgtctccttttcccccttttctttactctttttatataacctatccctctatttatataataacttttttactacttacgaattactctaatcccttatttagtactacttttataaaagcgtctacgaggttatctttattattaatctaatagatcttaagtatttcgcgccttttatataattacctaagggctataatattaattataagcctcttttctttcgtcgttcctaatttaacgaggtattcgtatagcgaataagaatcggtataaataactattagaataagtaaaaggctaattcgattagtaatcttctttagcgttattaaaattatataaaagacgttaacgccgttaattatactataaacctccgatactagtatacttcttattacccgcttacttttagttaacgagtaatagattatattaccgtatatagtaaattcgctctcgcttatactctcgttaactaggataataatataccctaattacgaagtaaggtcgttattattcgtaaataacctattaataaagacgtagagcttattaatcataaggtcgattaagtaataaaggagacctcgatcgagatttgtttattactatttaagccgcttattaagtacctcgacgttttatttaattagatttatagcctacgctaccctagtatagttaaaaattacctcgggctaataaatacttataatatatacccctcgtacgagcttagccttataccgctttttaatattaattacgttcggattaacgaggttaatcttctcgccctaccccttttattaaaaaacgacgttttccccgttaattataaaaatcccgctattaaatactaagggggtatttattataaggacctcttttagctttgttataaagcccgctttctagagctccttatcctccttttttataaagttaatatcggataggcttaatatatcgttagtttatattctaacgatcctaaattagttaccttcgtgctccgtaactaataagcacgggtcgtatatagaggtaaatattaatagttaattaatataaaaatcgtagtaaatagcttactaataagtacccgattttgcgagcttatatagtggcttaagcactttaataatcgtactttttaagtacttactagccatttcctttagtaaataggctaggattttccttatgagccctgtggctgattaagtataggcctaggtaatattacggctctaaatctcgtatcccttcttctgtagtaatactattattattattatt
Proteins encoded in this region:
- a CDS encoding pectinesterase — protein: MKSFLTALTFVTAALAASRTSAPSGCLTVKKSGGQYSTIQKAVDALSTTDSAKQCIFIDQGTYSEQVLVPARTAQLTIYGYTADTSSYAGNKVTITAKKSQADGLDNDGSATLRIKAKNFKLYNVNVANTYGKGSQAVALSAYSDSAFYASAFTGFRDTLLAQQGNQLYSKCLIQGATDFIFGQKAMAWFEKCDLRVVAASLGYVTANGRASSSDKSEYVFNSCSIAAASGKTVADGAYYLGRPWGQYAQVVFQKTSMTGVINSAGWKQWNDGDPRTANVLFGEYQNTGIGSPGHSRQLLQEVERCRHSRQHSGQQLHQRGLLRLRLHHGSLGIRDAACTDSSPRSLALFTDRNSKLKNELLRVHCPKIPREKIELLFCPSWTAPASYGPW